From the Verrucomicrobiota bacterium genome, the window GTCGCGATTGAGATTGAAACGAAGGATGATGAAGCAGCGGCCAACCCCGGCGATGGAGCGCATTTCCTCGATGCCCTCCACCGTGTTGATGGTTTCCTCGAGACGCTGGACCACCAGCGATTCCATCTCGAACGGCGACGCGCCGCGGAGCGTGGCGGAAACGAAGACCGTGGGGATGTCCACGGTCGGAGACCGGTCCACATTCAGCTTCCGGTAGCTGGCGGAGCCCACGACCACGAGAGCCATGATCAGCATGCAGGCGAAGACCGGGCGCCGGATGCTGATTTCCGCGAGCTTTTGCATGAGGGGCGCTGGCGCTACTCGACGGCGACGGCGGGAAGCCCGGTTTTTAATCCGGCTCCTTCAACCGCGACGGCTTCGCCTTCCTTCAACCCGGAAAGGACCTCGATCCACTGCGAAGTTTTCTGGCCGGTGGTGATGAAACGTTCGGCGATTTTCTGGCCGGCAACGGCATAGACTCGTTCGATGCCCGCGAACGTGGCGACCGAGGCGGCGGGGACCACGAGGGCGCGTTCGGCGTTGGGGAGAACAATTTCGCCCCGGGCGAAAGAGCCCGGACGAAGATTGCCCGGGTTCGGCACGTCGGCCTCGGCGACGAGCATGCGGTTGGCCGCGCCGATGCTGGGGCTGAGCCGGGTGATGAGGCCGGAGTAAGGGCGAGGGTCGCCGTCCACAGTCAGGCGCACGGTCTGGCCGACGCGAACCCGGTCGGCATTGCGCTCCGAGATTTCCGTACGAAAGCGCAGGGGTTCGGTGCGCACCAGGGTGACGACGGGGGCCCCGGCCGCGAGGAATTCGCCGAGATGGGCGCGGCGTTCCTGAACCGCGCCGTCAAAGGGAGCGTGGATTTTGGTGTCGACGAGTTGCTGACGCGCGATCTCGTACTCGACACGGCGCTGAGCCAGCAGTGCCTGTCGAAGCCGGACTTCCTCGACCGCGTCCACGTGCTGGTTTTGGGCCACTTCGAAATGGGCCTCGGCGGAGTCGACCTCCGATTTCGAAATGATGCCTTGTTTGGACAACTCATCGACTCGCCGCTTGTTCTGGATCGCCTCCTCGAGTTTCGCTCGCGCTTGTTTGACGGTGCTGGTTTGGTCCGGAACCACGGAATCGTCGGTTCCCTCGAGGGGGAGTCCGAGCCGGGCGCGGGCTTGGGACAGTGTGGCGGCGGCCTGGCGCAGTTTGAGCTCGAAATCGAGAGGTTCGACCTCGGCCAGCAGATCGCCGGTCTTGACGGTGCTGCCGAGGTCCACATGGACCCTGAGGATGCGTCCGGGCACTTTCATGCTGAGGGTGGCTTGATCCTGGGCGACCAGGGAACCCACCACGCTGATGGAACGTTCGATGGGGATGATTTTGGCGCGCTGGACCTTCACCGAACGTGGGGGGGCTGTGTCGCCGCTCTTGTCGCGATGGCCCGCCGGGTCGTTCGTTCCGCGGTGGCAGGCAGCAAGCCAGGCGCAGGCGCACGCCGCCACGATGCCCTGGACACAGGCGTGAAGTCGCCGGATCGGTCGAGGATCGCGCATCATGGAATTAGTGCGGGCGGATCATGGGTTCAGGAGGGGGGATTCTGCCTGTTGGGTCAAGATGGAGACAACCCGAAATCCGCCGCAAGTTTTGTCGGCGGTGTTTCCACAAGCTGTCGGGGCTCGCCGTTCACGGCGCTTCCGCGCGCGCCAATCGGCTGCCGCGATCTCCTCCCGTTCCATGGCCCGCCATGGGTGGATGCTTTCGCTCTGGCAGCACCCTTGCCCCTTGAACCGGCCATGCCCCTTTGAAGACATACCTTGAGGCGGCGTGAACGCCGCGCTCCGGCGCTGCCATGCGCATCGCCAACAACCTGTGGATGCACGGTTTTGTCGGTCCAAGCCCGGGCATCCCGAAATGGTCTGTCGTGTGGCGCAGGCTGCCCAGCCTGCCGTATCGCCGACTGCCAGTCGGCCCGGCGGGTGAGGAACGAGGCCCATCCATGCTCTCCACGCGCCGGGTTCCCTTCGTCGCCCTGCAGGCTGGGCAGCCTGCGCTACAGCAGACATGGCTGTCTGCGTTACCGCGACAACCCGATCACCGACAACCTCTGGATGCACCCGGTTTTGTCGGTCCAAGCTGGGGCATTCCTCTCGCGCTTGCTTTGGAATGGGTGGGCCTTCTAGCTTGGGAGCCGCGGTGCGGACGGGCCTTACCTCCGCGACGCGAGTGATCCATGCCCAATCCATCATTCATCCGGAAATTGAAATTCAACGCCGAAGGCTTGATTCCCGCCATCGTCCAGGATCACGCGAACGGCCGAGTGCTCATGATGGCCTGGATGAATGAGGCGTCGATCCTGAGGATGCTGGAGACTGGAAAGACGGTTTTTTGGAGCCGTTCGAGAGGCAAGTTTTGGTTGAAAGGCGAGACCAGCGGGCATTTTCAAATCGTGAAGGACATCTCCTTCGACTGCGATGGGGACACGCTGTTGATTCAGGTCGAACAAGCCGGGGCGGCGTGTCACGAAGGCTATCGCTCGTGCTTTTTCCGCTCTGTGGGCAGCGCGGGCGGGGCGGAATCCGTGACCGAACCGAAGGTGGCCTTTGAGTAAGCCGTGACTGATGGATTCGTGGCGTTTGGGAGCCAGGCTTACATGCTGTGGCTGGGTTTGCTGACTTTGGGGCGGGGGCTCGACCTTTTCAGCACCTGGCTGGCCACGCCGAACCTGGAACTGGAGGCGAATCCCATCGCGCGCCGTTTGGGCTGGCGGGGCGGTTTGATCGTGAATCTCCTCCTGGTGTCCGCCCTGGCCGCATGGCCCTTTTCAGCGTTGATGGTGTCCACCACCAGCCTGCTGGTCGCGGCGCGTAATTTTCAATCGGCCTGGTTGATGCGGACCATGGGCGAGCATGCCTACATGATCTGGATGTCCGATCAGGTGGCACGAACGCCCCCGGGGCGTTTTTTTTTCTGTCTTGCGGTGCAGACACTGACTTATGCCGGATTGGGTCTGGGGCTGGCGGTGGGGGCTTGGGATGAGCTGATTCCGGTTGGCATTGGCTGCGGGATGGCGGCGTATGGCATCGCTCTTTTTGTTTATTCGGGGCTTTCCGTCTGGCGCGTTTGGCGTCGAAGGGTGTAAGACCTTCGAAGTGGCCGGACGCATCGGTCCATCCGTCCGGTCCGAATTATGTACGCGCCTTCGTTGAATGAATTTGTCGCGCTCGCGCAGACTGGAAATTTGATTCCGGTCTCGCGCCGCATTTTGGCGGATTTGGAGACTCCGTTGTCCGCTTACCGCAAGATTCGCGGGACGGGCGAGTCGTTCTTGTTCGAATCGGTGGAGGGGGGGGAGCACTTGGGGCGATATTCCTTCGCCGGATGCAACCCGCGCGCGGTCATCAAGCAATCCGGCAACCGCATCGAGGTCATCCAGCAGGGCAAGGTCACCGAGAAGTTCGCCATCCCGCGCGAGCCGAGGGACGATTGCGCTCAATGTGTCCGAGACGGCCTGGAAGTGGTGCAACGCGTGCTGGGGAATTTTCACCCTGTCGCGGTGCCTGGACTGCCGCGCTTCACGGGGGGAGCGGTGGGGTTCATCGGATACGAGTTCATCCATGACGTGGAGCCCACGGTGCCGAGGCCTGCGCGCGACGAGGTGCAAACGCCGACGATGTACTTCATCATCGCGGACGAGCTGCTGGTGTTCGACCGGGTTTCTCAGATCATTCACATCATCGTCAACGCGCTGGTGGAACCGGGCGTGCCGCCCGAGACGGCCTATGAGGAAGCGGTGGGAGAGATCGAACGGATGGCCGCGTTGCTCGAGCAACCGACGGAGCATCAGCTTGTCACTCTGCCCACGGAGCCGACTGAACTTCCCTTCGCCTCGAACACGTCCCGCGAGCAATTCATGGCGAATGTGTTGAAGGCGAAGGAATACATCACGGCCGGGGATATTTTCCAGGTGGTGGGTTCCCAACGCTTTTCCGCGCCTTTGCGGGCGGCGCCCCTCGATGTTTATCGCACGGTGCGCTCCATCAACCCCTCTCCTTACATGTTTTTGCTGGAACTGGAGGGCTTCGCGCTGGTGGGAGCATCGCCCGAGTTGCACGTGCGACTGGAGGACGGGCGGGTGGAAATCCGGCCCATTGCCGGGACGCGTCCGCGAGGGCGCACCCCGGAGGATGACGCGGCGCAGGAGAAGGATTTATTGGCGGATCCCAAGGAGCGGGCCGAGCATGTGATGCTGGTGGACCTTGCGCGCAACGACATTGGGCGCGTGTGCGAGCATGGGAGCGTGTGGGTGCGGGACCTGATGATCATCGAGCGCTACAGCCATGTGATGCACATTGTTTCCCAGGTGGAAGGCAGGCTGGCGGCGGGCCGGAACGCGTACGACCTCATGCGGGCCACCTTTCCGGCCGGCACCCTCTCGGGAGCTCCGAAGGTGCGGGCCATGCAGATCATTTCCGAACTCGAGCAAACCACGCGCGGTCCCTACGGAGGCTGCGTCGGGTACTTCGCGTTCAACGGCAATCTCGATTGTTGCATCACCATCCGCACCGCACTGATCAAGGACGGCCGGGCTTATGTGCAGGCCGGGGGCGGCTGGGTGCATGATTCCACTCCGGAAGGGGAATTCCAGGAAACCGTCAACAAGGCCAAAGCGATGATCAAAGCCCTGGCCCTGGCGGAAAGCACCCGCCACGGCCAGGATTAAGTTTGCAAGGAGTGCGCTTTGCCTGAAGCCGCGAGTTTCGCCGATCGATGCCTTGCCATTTTGCCGGGTTCTCCGCGCAGTTTCTGCACCATCCCCGGGAGGACCTCGAGCAGGTAGTCCACGTCCTCCTCGGAGTTGTAGAGCCCGAGGCTGAAGCGAATGGATCCGCGTGCGCGATCGGATTTCAATCCCATCGCCGTCAACACATGCGAGGGGTTGATCGCGCCGGTGGTGCAGGCGGAGCCGCTGGACGCGCAGATGCCGGCCTCGTCGAGCAAGTGCAACAAGCCTTCGGCCTCGACATGTTCGAAGGCCAGATTGGAGGTGTTTGGGAGCCGCTCCCGTATGGAACCGTTGCGGGTGACCCTCGGGATCTGCGTGAGGATCGCCTTTTCCATGCGGTCCCGGAGCCCTCGGATGCGGGAGTTTTCGTCCGGCAACATGTCCTGGGCGAGCTCGGCCGCTTTGCCGAAACCGATGACATAAGGGACATTCTCCGTGCCGCCGCGGCGGCCCTTCTCCTGACTCCCGCCCACGATATAGGGGGTGAACGGCGCTCGCCTGCGCACGTAGAGCGCTCCGATGCCTTTTGGAGCGTGGAGCTTGTGGGCCGAAATGGACAGATAATCGACGCCGAGAGCCCTGGCATTGATCTTGAGCTTGCCGGGCACCTGGACGGCGTCGGTGTGGAAGAGCACCCCTTTGCCGCGGCAGATGGCCGCGACTTCCTCGATGGGGA encodes:
- a CDS encoding efflux RND transporter periplasmic adaptor subunit → MMRDPRPIRRLHACVQGIVAACACAWLAACHRGTNDPAGHRDKSGDTAPPRSVKVQRAKIIPIERSISVVGSLVAQDQATLSMKVPGRILRVHVDLGSTVKTGDLLAEVEPLDFELKLRQAAATLSQARARLGLPLEGTDDSVVPDQTSTVKQARAKLEEAIQNKRRVDELSKQGIISKSEVDSAEAHFEVAQNQHVDAVEEVRLRQALLAQRRVEYEIARQQLVDTKIHAPFDGAVQERRAHLGEFLAAGAPVVTLVRTEPLRFRTEISERNADRVRVGQTVRLTVDGDPRPYSGLITRLSPSIGAANRMLVAEADVPNPGNLRPGSFARGEIVLPNAERALVVPAASVATFAGIERVYAVAGQKIAERFITTGQKTSQWIEVLSGLKEGEAVAVEGAGLKTGLPAVAVE
- the hisI gene encoding phosphoribosyl-AMP cyclohydrolase; its protein translation is MPNPSFIRKLKFNAEGLIPAIVQDHANGRVLMMAWMNEASILRMLETGKTVFWSRSRGKFWLKGETSGHFQIVKDISFDCDGDTLLIQVEQAGAACHEGYRSCFFRSVGSAGGAESVTEPKVAFE
- the trpE gene encoding anthranilate synthase component I — encoded protein: MYAPSLNEFVALAQTGNLIPVSRRILADLETPLSAYRKIRGTGESFLFESVEGGEHLGRYSFAGCNPRAVIKQSGNRIEVIQQGKVTEKFAIPREPRDDCAQCVRDGLEVVQRVLGNFHPVAVPGLPRFTGGAVGFIGYEFIHDVEPTVPRPARDEVQTPTMYFIIADELLVFDRVSQIIHIIVNALVEPGVPPETAYEEAVGEIERMAALLEQPTEHQLVTLPTEPTELPFASNTSREQFMANVLKAKEYITAGDIFQVVGSQRFSAPLRAAPLDVYRTVRSINPSPYMFLLELEGFALVGASPELHVRLEDGRVEIRPIAGTRPRGRTPEDDAAQEKDLLADPKERAEHVMLVDLARNDIGRVCEHGSVWVRDLMIIERYSHVMHIVSQVEGRLAAGRNAYDLMRATFPAGTLSGAPKVRAMQIISELEQTTRGPYGGCVGYFAFNGNLDCCITIRTALIKDGRAYVQAGGGWVHDSTPEGEFQETVNKAKAMIKALALAESTRHGQD
- the nifS gene encoding cysteine desulfurase NifS, coding for MNSRRFCYLDNNATTRVAPEVLEAMTPFLKDHWGNPSSAYSFGHQLSKPLDKARASVADLLGAEPMEIVFTSCGTESNNAAWNSALAAHPRKKHIVTTTVEHSANIKFGQVMEERGYKVTYLKVEADGTLDLGELESALRSDTAVASIMWANNETGVLFPIEEVAAICRGKGVLFHTDAVQVPGKLKINARALGVDYLSISAHKLHAPKGIGALYVRRRAPFTPYIVGGSQEKGRRGGTENVPYVIGFGKAAELAQDMLPDENSRIRGLRDRMEKAILTQIPRVTRNGSIRERLPNTSNLAFEHVEAEGLLHLLDEAGICASSGSACTTGAINPSHVLTAMGLKSDRARGSIRFSLGLYNSEEDVDYLLEVLPGMVQKLRGEPGKMARHRSAKLAASGKAHSLQT